A region from the Sphingopyxis lindanitolerans genome encodes:
- a CDS encoding phenylacetate--CoA ligase family protein, producing MTFPSLFEAFDAKQMLRDYPVGDEFVARYTAMSRDELHAVQDAQFLKLMRRGWEIPFYQRLWGAKGIEAGDIRGIEDIVKLPVYDKSDLMASIGAYPPYGDFAGLGAGDDRPPVFFHTTSGTTGRPQALLFGAKGREVGNLLVGRMYRWQGLTADDVVQSVYGHGMINGGHYIREAVTHFTNSIFLSAGTGIETRSINQIGLMRDFGVSVLVGFVDYIRKLADVAAAEGLMDQIHIKMICGHLGTEDRASVEQAWGGAKAYDWYGVGDTGTIAGEGPERDGLYVWEDAQYLELLDVDSGAPVGAGETGDMVVTCLYKDDIAPCIRFNTHDITHELSGANQTGMVFKRIAGFKGRSDNMVKLRGINVFPHAIGALIENRADLTGEYVCHLSRDAAGRDDMRVTLESRGGTDPGQLSAMLRQGLGVEVTVALVGAGETAAATQIDVRQKPIRLIDERGV from the coding sequence ATGACTTTCCCCAGCCTTTTTGAAGCCTTCGATGCCAAACAGATGCTTCGCGACTATCCCGTCGGCGATGAATTCGTCGCGCGCTACACCGCGATGAGCCGCGACGAGCTTCACGCGGTCCAGGACGCGCAGTTTCTGAAGCTTATGCGGCGCGGCTGGGAAATCCCCTTTTATCAGCGTCTGTGGGGCGCGAAGGGCATCGAGGCGGGCGACATTCGGGGGATCGAGGACATCGTCAAGCTGCCGGTTTACGACAAGAGCGACCTGATGGCATCGATCGGCGCCTATCCGCCCTACGGCGATTTCGCGGGACTGGGGGCAGGGGACGATCGCCCGCCGGTTTTCTTTCACACCACCTCGGGCACCACCGGGCGGCCACAGGCGCTGCTGTTCGGCGCCAAGGGGCGCGAGGTCGGCAATCTGCTCGTCGGGCGCATGTATCGCTGGCAGGGACTGACCGCCGATGACGTGGTCCAGTCGGTCTATGGGCACGGCATGATCAACGGCGGCCATTATATCCGCGAGGCGGTGACCCATTTCACCAATTCGATCTTCCTGTCAGCGGGGACAGGGATCGAAACGCGCTCGATCAACCAAATCGGGTTGATGCGCGATTTCGGCGTGTCGGTGCTCGTCGGTTTCGTCGATTATATCCGCAAGCTTGCCGATGTCGCGGCCGCCGAGGGGCTGATGGATCAGATCCATATCAAGATGATCTGCGGCCATCTGGGCACCGAGGATCGTGCCAGCGTCGAACAGGCATGGGGCGGAGCAAAGGCCTATGACTGGTATGGCGTCGGCGATACCGGCACCATCGCCGGCGAAGGCCCCGAGCGCGATGGCCTCTATGTCTGGGAAGACGCCCAATATCTGGAACTGCTCGACGTCGACAGCGGCGCGCCGGTGGGGGCGGGCGAGACCGGCGACATGGTCGTCACCTGCCTGTACAAGGACGATATCGCGCCGTGCATCCGCTTCAACACCCATGACATCACGCACGAACTGAGCGGCGCGAACCAGACCGGGATGGTGTTCAAGCGGATCGCCGGCTTCAAGGGACGCAGCGACAATATGGTCAAGCTGCGCGGGATCAACGTCTTTCCGCACGCGATCGGTGCCTTGATCGAGAATCGCGCCGACCTGACCGGCGAATATGTCTGTCACCTGTCGCGCGATGCGGCGGGGCGCGACGACATGCGCGTGACGCTGGAAAGCCGCGGCGGCACCGACCCCGGGCAGTTGTCCGCGATGCTGCGCCAGGGGCTGGGCGTCGAAGTGACGGTGGCGCTGGTCGGGGCGGGCGAAACCGCCGCCGCGACGCAGATCGACGTGCGGCAAAAGCCGATCCGCCTGATCGACGAGCGCGGCGTGTGA
- a CDS encoding REDY-like protein HapK, with protein sequence MQIIVLFNLKAGVDAGAYERWARTTDIPGVNALGSVADFQVYRATGLLGSDAAPPYAYIEVIDVADMDGFGADVAGEAVQKVAAEFQQFADNPQFILTEAL encoded by the coding sequence ATGCAGATCATCGTCTTGTTCAATCTCAAAGCGGGCGTCGATGCAGGCGCCTATGAACGATGGGCGCGCACCACCGACATTCCGGGGGTCAACGCGCTGGGTTCGGTCGCCGATTTCCAGGTCTATCGCGCGACGGGTCTGCTTGGCAGCGACGCGGCTCCGCCCTATGCCTATATCGAGGTGATCGACGTCGCCGACATGGATGGTTTTGGCGCCGATGTCGCCGGCGAAGCGGTGCAAAAAGTGGCCGCCGAATTTCAGCAATTCGCCGACAATCCCCAGTTCATCCTGACAGAGGCGCTGTGA
- a CDS encoding VOC family protein translates to MSNFLSHGRIMGGVVSTPDLDAALTDYHDCLGLDIVEQGTIDADLAASWGCPKSGGARFATLQPQSGAPCFIRLVEAPLPDDFKPTRSYGWAAFELTVQDVFGWPGRLRESGFDIVGPPKELEGLPYFIPMQVTGRGREMIYLNEVAENTPTSDLPKAASLTDHIFIVVLAAPDREASLRWFEQALKLEISSSYTLSYSMINNAFGLGDDYRTTITMVQKGRLPIVEVDDYPAEATARPGDPAMLPAGNAMIALAVDDLDALDVPFIAPPVRRDGPLYGGRRTATVRGLAGERIELIEIG, encoded by the coding sequence ATGAGTAATTTTCTGTCCCATGGCCGCATCATGGGCGGCGTGGTTTCGACCCCCGATCTGGATGCGGCGCTGACCGATTATCACGATTGCCTTGGCCTCGACATCGTCGAACAGGGGACGATCGACGCCGACCTCGCGGCAAGCTGGGGCTGCCCGAAAAGCGGCGGCGCGCGCTTCGCGACGCTCCAGCCGCAAAGCGGGGCGCCGTGCTTCATCCGGCTGGTCGAGGCGCCGCTGCCCGACGATTTCAAGCCGACGCGCAGCTATGGCTGGGCGGCGTTCGAACTGACGGTGCAGGATGTGTTCGGCTGGCCCGGGAGGCTGCGCGAGAGCGGCTTCGACATCGTCGGCCCGCCCAAGGAACTGGAGGGATTGCCCTATTTCATCCCGATGCAGGTGACGGGGCGCGGGCGTGAGATGATTTATCTCAACGAGGTGGCGGAAAACACGCCGACATCCGACCTGCCGAAAGCCGCCTCGCTCACCGATCATATCTTCATCGTCGTCCTCGCGGCGCCCGATCGCGAGGCGAGCCTTCGCTGGTTCGAACAGGCGCTGAAGCTCGAGATTTCGTCGAGCTACACGCTATCCTATTCGATGATCAACAATGCGTTCGGGTTGGGCGACGACTATCGCACCACGATCACGATGGTCCAGAAAGGCCGGTTGCCGATCGTCGAGGTCGACGATTACCCGGCTGAGGCGACCGCGCGGCCGGGCGATCCTGCGATGCTGCCCGCCGGCAATGCGATGATCGCGCTGGCGGTCGACGATCTCGATGCCCTCGATGTTCCCTTCATCGCGCCGCCGGTTCGCCGCGACGGCCCGCTTTATGGCGGCCGCCGCACCGCGACGGTGCGCGGGCTGGCAGGCGAACGGATCGAGTTGATCGAGATCGGTTGA
- a CDS encoding amidase, with the protein MIDRARLDAANARLNAFVDWDDEATGGEGVLAGVTVGVKANVAVRGLPWTGGMELFRDRIADRDADTVARLRAAGAIIVGSLNMEEAALGSKSDNPWYGPVQNPHHIGYSPGGSSGGSAAAVAAGLCDASLGTDTMGSIRIPAAHCGIYGFKPATDRVSQHGLEATDLAFDAIGPLARDLDLLERMARTMSDFGEGMMGEAGAVLIDHGVAVDPAIAAAFAAACPAGLPQIKLDWPQSRIRFAGFIHVAKAMDAHLAGADPEKLSDRLRRAVAYGPRRKDRDWADDQQILARVSAQLRAAVAEHGYLMLPTTPNPPFPHSQDDPAAQADFTCLANFAGLPALSLPMGWTADGLPLGLQVVGEAGREAGLFALARSLDAALAAYRRPAIYGY; encoded by the coding sequence GTGATCGACCGCGCACGCCTCGACGCGGCAAATGCGCGGCTCAACGCCTTTGTCGACTGGGATGACGAGGCGACCGGCGGCGAGGGAGTGCTTGCCGGGGTGACGGTCGGCGTCAAGGCGAATGTCGCCGTCCGGGGATTGCCCTGGACCGGCGGGATGGAGCTTTTTCGCGACCGGATCGCCGACCGCGACGCCGACACGGTCGCGCGATTGCGTGCGGCAGGTGCCATCATCGTCGGCAGCCTCAATATGGAGGAAGCGGCGCTCGGCTCGAAGTCCGACAATCCCTGGTACGGGCCGGTGCAGAACCCCCATCATATCGGCTATTCGCCCGGCGGCTCGTCCGGCGGCTCGGCCGCGGCAGTGGCGGCAGGGCTGTGCGACGCATCGCTCGGCACCGATACGATGGGATCGATCCGCATCCCCGCGGCGCATTGCGGCATCTATGGCTTCAAGCCCGCGACCGATCGCGTCAGCCAGCACGGCCTCGAAGCCACCGACTTGGCCTTCGACGCCATCGGTCCGCTGGCACGCGATCTCGACCTGTTGGAACGCATGGCGCGGACGATGTCCGATTTCGGCGAGGGCATGATGGGTGAGGCCGGGGCGGTGCTGATCGATCACGGCGTCGCTGTCGATCCGGCCATCGCGGCCGCCTTTGCCGCGGCGTGCCCGGCGGGTCTGCCCCAGATCAAGCTCGATTGGCCGCAAAGCCGCATCCGCTTTGCCGGCTTCATCCATGTCGCCAAGGCGATGGATGCCCATCTGGCGGGCGCCGACCCGGAAAAACTGTCCGACCGCCTGCGCCGCGCGGTCGCCTATGGCCCGCGCCGCAAGGACCGCGACTGGGCCGACGACCAGCAAATTCTGGCGCGGGTTTCCGCGCAGCTTCGCGCGGCGGTCGCAGAGCATGGCTATCTGATGTTGCCGACGACGCCCAATCCCCCCTTTCCGCACAGTCAGGACGACCCGGCGGCGCAGGCCGATTTCACCTGCCTCGCCAATTTCGCTGGCCTGCCCGCGCTATCGCTGCCGATGGGCTGGACGGCGGACGGGTTGCCGCTCGGGCTTCAGGTCGTCGGCGAGGCCGGGAGGGAAGCGGGTCTCTTCGCGCTCGCACGCAGCCTTGATGCGGCGCTGGCTGCCTATCGCCGTCCCGCGATCTATGGATATTGA
- a CDS encoding polysaccharide deacetylase family protein, with amino-acid sequence MKEERIDWPNGAKMALSVVVNVEEGSEMTVARGDRGMEPVDELGIHIKSPIRNYSNESNYLYGIKAGAPRVVRLLRDYGIMASWTVAALSLENHPEIAQAIADLGHEPVSHGWRWVHQFKMDEAQEREFIRKAAASIEKTVGVRPYGWLSRYFHTDNTRRLLIEEGFTYHMDDYSGDVPFWDRDTVPGKPIAIVPYQLDSNDMKMWTDPAMTPVQWLDYAKNCFDQLYREGEAGNPKMMSLGLHLRIIGRPGRIWALEEFFRHVTARKDVWITTRHAIAQHLAQVDPA; translated from the coding sequence ATGAAGGAAGAACGGATCGACTGGCCGAACGGCGCCAAAATGGCGCTGTCGGTGGTGGTCAATGTCGAGGAAGGGTCCGAAATGACCGTGGCGCGCGGCGACCGCGGGATGGAGCCGGTCGACGAACTCGGCATCCACATCAAATCGCCGATCCGCAATTACAGCAATGAATCCAACTATCTCTACGGGATCAAGGCTGGGGCGCCGCGCGTCGTCAGGCTGTTGCGCGATTATGGCATCATGGCAAGCTGGACCGTCGCGGCGCTGAGCCTCGAGAATCATCCCGAAATCGCGCAGGCGATCGCCGACCTTGGGCACGAGCCGGTCAGCCACGGCTGGCGCTGGGTCCATCAATTCAAGATGGACGAGGCGCAGGAGCGCGAGTTCATCCGCAAGGCGGCGGCCTCGATCGAAAAGACGGTCGGGGTGCGACCCTATGGTTGGCTCAGCCGCTATTTCCACACCGACAACACCCGCCGCCTGCTGATCGAGGAGGGTTTCACCTATCATATGGACGATTATTCGGGCGACGTTCCCTTCTGGGACCGCGACACCGTGCCCGGAAAGCCGATCGCGATCGTCCCCTATCAGCTCGATTCGAACGACATGAAGATGTGGACCGATCCCGCGATGACCCCGGTCCAGTGGCTCGATTATGCCAAGAACTGCTTCGACCAGCTCTACCGCGAGGGCGAGGCGGGCAATCCCAAGATGATGTCGCTCGGCCTGCACCTGCGCATCATCGGGCGGCCGGGACGGATCTGGGCGCTAGAAGAATTCTTCCGCCACGTCACCGCAAGAAAGGATGTGTGGATCACCACGCGCCACGCGATCGCGCAGCATCTGGCCCAGGTCGATCCGGCATGA
- a CDS encoding quinone oxidoreductase family protein, with the protein MAQIARIDQLGGPEVIHFHDVELAPPVAGEVRVRHTALGLNFIDTYHRRGIYPVDLPAELGVEGVGVVESASDGVADFVPGQRVGYFGPERGAYATHRNIAATSLFPIPDDIDDETAAAVLLKGCTAEFLVERCARVEAGWPVLVHAAAGGVGLILVQWLKAIGAVVIGTVGSEAKAAEARAAGADHVILYRSEDTARRVRELTNGKGVRVVFDGVGLATWDASLDSCGMRGLIVSYGNADAPVTGISLGVLAMKGSLYNSRPMLYHYYADPAERAAGIARLWAMLRGGKVKVKIGQRYALEDAAAAHRDLEARATTGSGLLLP; encoded by the coding sequence ATGGCCCAAATCGCGCGCATCGACCAATTGGGAGGCCCCGAGGTCATCCATTTCCATGATGTCGAATTGGCTCCGCCCGTCGCGGGTGAGGTTCGCGTCCGCCACACCGCGCTGGGGCTGAACTTCATCGACACCTATCACCGCCGCGGTATTTACCCCGTCGACCTTCCCGCCGAACTGGGAGTTGAAGGCGTCGGTGTGGTCGAGAGCGCGAGCGACGGCGTCGCCGACTTTGTCCCGGGCCAGCGCGTCGGCTATTTCGGTCCCGAGCGCGGCGCCTATGCGACGCACCGCAACATCGCCGCGACGTCGCTCTTTCCCATTCCCGACGACATCGACGATGAAACCGCCGCCGCAGTGCTGCTCAAGGGCTGCACCGCCGAATTTCTGGTCGAGCGCTGCGCCCGGGTGGAAGCCGGCTGGCCGGTGCTCGTCCATGCCGCCGCGGGCGGGGTCGGCCTGATCCTGGTCCAATGGCTGAAGGCGATCGGCGCGGTGGTGATCGGCACCGTCGGCAGCGAAGCGAAGGCGGCCGAGGCGCGCGCCGCGGGCGCCGACCATGTCATCCTCTATCGCAGCGAGGATACGGCCCGCCGCGTTCGGGAGCTCACCAACGGCAAGGGCGTTCGCGTGGTGTTCGATGGGGTCGGCCTGGCAACATGGGACGCCTCGCTCGACAGTTGCGGAATGCGCGGCTTGATCGTTTCCTACGGCAATGCCGACGCGCCCGTCACCGGGATCAGCCTGGGCGTGCTCGCCATGAAGGGCTCGCTCTATAACAGCCGCCCGATGCTCTATCATTATTACGCCGACCCGGCGGAGCGTGCGGCCGGGATCGCGCGATTGTGGGCCATGCTGCGCGGCGGCAAGGTCAAGGTCAAGATCGGCCAGCGCTATGCGCTCGAAGACGCCGCGGCGGCGCACCGCGACCTCGAAGCGCGCGCAACTACCGGCTCCGGCCTGCTGCTGCCCTGA
- a CDS encoding enoyl-CoA hydratase/isomerase family protein encodes MSVRLEKQGTVAHLLIDRAEKRNAFTQAMWEAFPELLADAMDDTAIKVVILRSAAAGPFCAGADIVEFGAGALDPDWRVRNQAAIRRAQHELARAEKPVIAAIDGDCVGGGCGLAIACDLRVASPRARFGITPAKLGLVYSLHDTKLLVDLVGPAQAKRILFTAQLLPAEEAQRIGLIEIIDEDPVAAATALADTIAAASSHSVRNTKKIVRRILDGQADDDDQTHALFAAAFTGADFAEGVSAFLEKRKAVFQ; translated from the coding sequence ATGAGTGTGCGGCTGGAAAAGCAGGGGACGGTCGCGCATCTGCTGATCGACCGCGCCGAAAAGCGCAACGCCTTCACCCAGGCGATGTGGGAGGCATTTCCCGAACTACTCGCCGATGCGATGGACGATACCGCGATCAAGGTCGTCATCCTGCGGTCGGCGGCGGCGGGGCCGTTTTGCGCCGGAGCCGATATTGTCGAGTTCGGGGCGGGCGCGCTCGATCCCGACTGGCGGGTCCGCAATCAGGCGGCGATCCGCCGCGCGCAGCATGAGCTGGCCCGCGCCGAAAAGCCCGTGATCGCCGCGATCGATGGCGATTGCGTCGGCGGCGGGTGCGGCCTTGCCATCGCCTGCGACCTGCGCGTCGCTTCACCGCGTGCGCGTTTCGGCATCACCCCGGCCAAGCTCGGCCTTGTCTATTCACTCCACGACACCAAATTGCTCGTCGATCTGGTCGGCCCCGCTCAGGCCAAGCGCATCCTGTTCACCGCGCAGTTGCTGCCCGCCGAAGAGGCGCAGCGGATCGGGCTGATCGAGATCATCGACGAGGATCCGGTCGCGGCCGCGACCGCGCTGGCCGACACGATCGCGGCGGCTTCGTCGCACAGCGTCCGCAACACCAAGAAAATCGTCCGCCGCATCCTCGACGGGCAGGCCGACGACGACGACCAAACGCACGCGCTGTTCGCCGCGGCATTTACTGGCGCCGATTTTGCCGAAGGGGTTTCGGCGTTCCTCGAAAAACGCAAGGCGGTGTTCCAATGA
- a CDS encoding TonB-dependent receptor: MKFSTCLKLSTMLIGGLPIAALAQTPAPADPRDDFASAEIVVTARKQAESLSDVPLAITAFDSTRIEEQGINDLNDVARLTPGLGFTSVIGEFLPTPVIRGVTQTDLFGSDPNVAIFIDGVYTGAREALNFAQADIERIEVVKGPQSALYGRNAFSGAINIISKRPTNDLSGRAEVVYGTGQRFSVLGSVSVPLIRDKLAVKITASHSEYGGSHKNLTGGPDLGGYNYDTIQSVVRLTPTPDFEVVGGVYYSRDAISPPAVSALAPNCELSRGVNQTFCGVIPSLPKAELSSHPDAYGQKRKVLRTFLDMKLNIGDWQVGWLTGYNKTDLRALTDASRGLPYTFRYRTATGAIRTFDTTLLREEGEPKFTEYSQEIRLTSPQEAPIRGGVGGFYFSGTQVRPNFDAVSTTPLPADFVATFPVPGPWNTFFDGVIFDKTVTKKVENFALFGFAEADVTSRLTLRAELRYGRENQRTLQPASNIGRPTAAIDKRLHFTTWTPRFGIQYKASDDLMLYASAARGAKSGGFDINAPTEQYDPEYNWTYEVGVKGSWLDGRVSADINAFYIDWTSIQIPVLDFTQAPPVAVTRNLGDATSKGFEAQLTVRPARPLTAVFGVSYTDATYKNAVIAGFANFPSFAPDGDVSGNRLQAASKWQLTSSLDYEQPLFGSVDGFLRADASYRSKQYMDSTNLAILPSRVLVNLRAGIENGKWRLEAFAENLFDNDRPTFAFRDVYLSNVLNGAPVVFPPRITVSHPRGREMGVRASVRF, from the coding sequence ATGAAATTCTCGACCTGTCTGAAACTATCGACGATGCTCATCGGTGGGCTGCCGATCGCGGCACTGGCGCAAACCCCCGCCCCCGCCGACCCGCGCGACGATTTCGCGTCGGCCGAGATCGTCGTCACCGCGCGCAAGCAGGCCGAAAGCCTCAGCGATGTGCCGCTGGCCATCACCGCCTTCGATTCGACCCGGATCGAGGAACAGGGCATCAATGACCTGAACGATGTCGCCCGCCTGACCCCCGGCCTCGGCTTCACCTCGGTCATCGGCGAATTCCTGCCGACGCCGGTCATCCGCGGCGTCACCCAGACCGACCTGTTCGGATCGGACCCCAATGTCGCGATTTTCATCGACGGCGTCTATACCGGGGCACGCGAAGCGCTCAACTTCGCGCAGGCCGACATCGAGCGCATCGAAGTCGTCAAGGGACCGCAGAGCGCGCTTTACGGCCGCAACGCCTTTTCCGGTGCGATCAATATCATCTCCAAGCGGCCGACCAACGATCTTTCGGGCCGCGCCGAAGTCGTTTACGGAACCGGACAGCGGTTCAGCGTCCTGGGCTCGGTGTCGGTTCCGCTGATCCGGGACAAGTTAGCGGTAAAGATCACCGCGTCGCACAGCGAATATGGCGGCAGCCACAAGAACCTCACCGGTGGCCCCGATCTGGGCGGCTATAATTACGACACGATCCAGTCGGTGGTGCGCCTGACGCCGACCCCCGATTTCGAAGTCGTCGGCGGCGTCTATTATTCGAGGGACGCCATCAGCCCGCCGGCGGTATCGGCACTCGCCCCGAACTGCGAATTATCGCGCGGCGTGAACCAGACCTTTTGCGGCGTGATACCGTCGCTGCCAAAGGCCGAACTCAGCTCGCACCCCGACGCTTATGGCCAAAAGCGCAAAGTGCTGCGCACCTTCCTCGACATGAAACTCAACATCGGCGACTGGCAGGTCGGATGGCTGACCGGCTATAACAAGACCGACCTGCGCGCGCTGACCGATGCTTCGCGCGGCCTTCCCTATACCTTCCGCTATCGCACGGCCACTGGCGCGATCCGCACCTTCGACACGACGCTGTTGCGCGAGGAAGGCGAACCCAAATTCACCGAATATAGTCAGGAAATCCGCCTGACATCGCCGCAGGAAGCGCCGATCCGCGGCGGCGTCGGCGGATTCTATTTTTCGGGCACGCAGGTCCGGCCGAATTTCGACGCCGTCAGCACGACGCCGCTTCCGGCCGATTTCGTCGCCACCTTCCCGGTGCCCGGCCCCTGGAACACCTTCTTCGACGGTGTGATCTTCGACAAGACCGTCACCAAGAAGGTCGAGAATTTCGCGCTGTTCGGCTTTGCCGAGGCCGATGTGACCTCGCGCCTCACGCTGCGCGCCGAATTGCGCTATGGCCGCGAGAACCAGCGCACGCTTCAGCCTGCGTCGAATATCGGGCGGCCGACGGCGGCGATCGACAAGCGCCTGCACTTCACCACCTGGACGCCGCGTTTCGGCATCCAGTACAAGGCCAGTGACGACCTGATGCTCTATGCCTCGGCCGCGCGCGGCGCCAAGTCGGGCGGTTTCGACATCAATGCCCCGACCGAGCAATATGATCCCGAATATAATTGGACCTATGAAGTCGGCGTCAAGGGAAGCTGGCTGGACGGCCGCGTTTCGGCGGACATCAACGCCTTTTACATCGACTGGACGAGCATCCAGATCCCGGTGCTCGATTTCACCCAGGCGCCGCCGGTTGCGGTGACGCGGAACCTGGGCGACGCGACCTCGAAGGGTTTCGAGGCCCAGCTTACCGTGCGTCCGGCGCGGCCGTTGACCGCGGTGTTCGGCGTTTCCTATACCGATGCGACCTACAAGAATGCGGTCATCGCCGGGTTCGCCAATTTCCCGTCCTTCGCGCCGGACGGCGATGTTTCGGGCAATCGCCTGCAGGCAGCGTCCAAATGGCAGCTCACGAGTTCGCTCGATTATGAGCAGCCGCTCTTCGGCAGCGTCGATGGCTTTTTGCGCGCCGACGCCTCCTATCGAAGCAAGCAATATATGGACTCGACCAATTTGGCGATCCTGCCGAGCCGCGTCCTCGTCAACCTTCGCGCCGGGATCGAAAACGGAAAATGGCGGCTGGAGGCCTTTGCCGAAAATCTGTTCGACAATGATCGCCCGACCTTTGCATTCCGTGACGTGTATCTGAGCAACGTCCTCAATGGCGCGCCGGTGGTTTTCCCACCGCGCATCACCGTGTCGCATCCGCGCGGCCGCGAAATGGGGGTGCGTGCCTCGGTTCGCTTCTGA
- a CDS encoding SDR family NAD(P)-dependent oxidoreductase, which produces MRRFAGKTVVVTGSGRDKGLGQAILQRFADEGAHCVVSDLGQPAEHMDAGDIGTTAAMSAVADELRARGAKVAVVPCDVRSGESCDALAQAAVDAFGSLDIWVNNAGIGYIMKPLLETSASEWEAVIGVNLTGAFHGTKAAARTMIAAGRGGRIINIASQAAKSGFPHMAPYTASKHGMVGLTRSNAIELGAHGITVNAVCPNHVTTGLGAKQNDYFSKLLGFDSVEAYLDNMKRKNPMGRPGLGSDTAAACAWLASDDAFYVTGEALNVSGGEEMH; this is translated from the coding sequence ATGCGGCGCTTCGCAGGCAAGACGGTCGTCGTCACCGGATCGGGGCGCGACAAGGGGCTGGGGCAGGCGATTCTGCAACGCTTTGCCGACGAAGGCGCCCACTGCGTCGTATCGGACCTTGGTCAACCCGCCGAGCATATGGACGCGGGCGACATCGGGACCACCGCCGCGATGAGCGCCGTGGCCGACGAACTCCGCGCGCGCGGAGCAAAGGTCGCGGTCGTCCCGTGCGACGTGCGTTCGGGCGAGAGCTGCGACGCGCTGGCCCAGGCGGCGGTCGATGCGTTCGGTTCGCTCGACATCTGGGTGAACAATGCGGGGATCGGCTATATCATGAAGCCGCTTCTCGAAACGAGCGCCAGCGAATGGGAGGCGGTGATCGGCGTCAATCTGACCGGCGCGTTCCACGGCACCAAGGCGGCCGCCCGCACGATGATCGCGGCCGGGCGCGGCGGGCGCATCATCAACATCGCCAGCCAGGCGGCGAAGTCGGGCTTTCCGCACATGGCGCCCTATACCGCTTCGAAACATGGCATGGTGGGGTTGACCCGGTCGAATGCGATCGAACTCGGCGCGCACGGCATCACCGTCAACGCGGTGTGCCCCAACCATGTCACCACCGGGCTCGGTGCGAAGCAGAATGACTATTTCTCCAAGCTCTTGGGCTTCGACAGCGTCGAGGCCTATCTCGACAATATGAAGCGCAAGAATCCGATGGGGCGTCCGGGGCTGGGCAGCGATACCGCGGCCGCCTGCGCCTGGCTCGCGTCCGACGACGCCTTTTACGTAACCGGCGAGGCGCTCAACGTCTCGGGCGGTGAGGAGATGCATTGA